AATTTCATCCATAATTGAGAACAACTCTTCCAGTGTATTTGCCCTAAGCATCGCTATACGAGTGGATTTAAAGTCAGGTATACCTTTGAATAGAGGTGTAGCTGCCAAGTGACGGCGCATATGCAGTATACCTCTCATCTCATCTAACCTGTTTACACTTTCCTGAACATGTTGTTTTAATACATTCAGATACCAGCTGAATGATTTCATAGGCATATGCTCACCTTTTTCAAGGAAGTATTTTATCTCCTCAAAGATCCAGGGAGCTCCTATACTTCCACGACCAATCATTATTGCATCAACACCTGTTTCTTCAAATCGTTGTTTGGTAATTTCAGGTGAAGTAACATCACCATTGCCTATTATTGGAATATGCATCCTTGGATTATTTTTAACCTCGCGGATCAATGACCAGTCGGCATCACCTTTATACATCTGTGAACGGGTGCGACCATGAATTGTTAAAGCCACGATACCACAATCCTGAAGTTGTTCTGCAAGAGGTACAATTATCTTTGAATTATCGTCCCAGCCAAGTCTGGTTTTAACAGACACCGGTTTATTTA
This portion of the Lascolabacillus massiliensis genome encodes:
- the dusB gene encoding tRNA dihydrouridine synthase DusB, coding for MKIGNLEFPERPVFLAPMEDVTDIGFRLLCRQFGADMVYTEFISSDALIREIKKTKRKILFSEEERPIGIQIYGCDPDTMVEAAKICEEADPDIIDINFGCPVRKIAGKGAGSGMMRTPDIMLEITERVVKAVNKPVSVKTRLGWDDNSKIIVPLAEQLQDCGIVALTIHGRTRSQMYKGDADWSLIREVKNNPRMHIPIIGNGDVTSPEITKQRFEETGVDAIMIGRGSIGAPWIFEEIKYFLEKGEHMPMKSFSWYLNVLKQHVQESVNRLDEMRGILHMRRHLAATPLFKGIPDFKSTRIAMLRANTLEELFSIMDEIPVKYEDYIQSSFVKSEELMV